The proteins below are encoded in one region of Aequorivita iocasae:
- a CDS encoding Glu/Leu/Phe/Val dehydrogenase dimerization domain-containing protein has translation MKELLKKYEEKDPEIVFHWNDPETEAEGWTVINSLRGGAAGGGTRMRKGLDANEVLSLAKTMEVKFTVAGPAIGGAKSGINFDPSDPRKKGVLERWFKAVSPLLKAYYGTGGDLNVDEIHEVIPMTEQSAVWHPQEGVFNGHFSPTEADKINRIGQLRQGVIKVLENVNFSPDVSRKYTVADMITGYGVAEAVHHYYDIYGGSVKGKRAVIQGFGNVGAAAAYYLSQMGAKIVGIIDRDGGVINKDGFSFEEIKQLFLKKNGNTLVAENMIPFEEINEKIWKLETEIFAPCAASRLITKEQISQMIETGLEVISCGANVPFADKEIFFGPIMEFTDERVSLIPDFISNCGMARVFAYFMERKVQMTDEAIFNDTSITIKNAIQNTFDNNSTKTNISKTAFEIALKQLL, from the coding sequence ATGAAGGAATTACTTAAAAAGTACGAAGAAAAAGATCCCGAAATTGTTTTTCACTGGAATGACCCCGAAACCGAGGCCGAAGGCTGGACGGTCATAAACTCCTTGCGCGGCGGTGCCGCGGGGGGTGGGACTAGGATGCGAAAAGGCCTCGATGCCAACGAAGTGCTCTCACTTGCAAAAACAATGGAAGTAAAATTTACCGTGGCCGGACCAGCAATCGGCGGAGCCAAAAGCGGTATTAACTTTGATCCTTCCGATCCGCGTAAAAAAGGTGTTTTGGAACGCTGGTTTAAAGCTGTTTCACCTTTGTTAAAAGCGTATTATGGAACAGGGGGCGATCTAAACGTTGATGAAATTCACGAAGTAATACCTATGACCGAACAAAGCGCTGTTTGGCATCCACAAGAGGGAGTTTTCAATGGTCATTTTTCGCCTACAGAAGCAGATAAGATTAATAGAATCGGTCAATTGCGTCAGGGAGTCATAAAAGTTTTGGAGAACGTAAATTTCTCCCCAGATGTTTCCAGAAAATATACCGTGGCCGATATGATTACGGGTTATGGCGTTGCCGAAGCTGTACACCATTATTACGATATTTATGGTGGAAGTGTTAAAGGAAAGCGTGCCGTAATTCAAGGTTTTGGAAATGTTGGCGCTGCTGCGGCTTATTATCTTTCGCAGATGGGAGCCAAAATTGTAGGTATTATTGACCGTGATGGAGGAGTCATCAACAAGGACGGTTTTTCATTTGAAGAAATCAAACAACTTTTTCTAAAGAAAAATGGTAATACATTGGTTGCTGAAAACATGATTCCTTTTGAAGAAATAAACGAGAAAATCTGGAAGCTGGAGACAGAGATTTTTGCACCCTGTGCGGCCTCGCGATTGATAACGAAAGAGCAGATTTCCCAAATGATTGAAACCGGACTTGAAGTTATAAGCTGTGGTGCGAATGTACCGTTTGCCGATAAAGAAATTTTCTTCGGCCCCATAATGGAATTTACCGATGAGCGCGTAAGCTTAATTCCAGATTTTATAAGTAACTGCGGAATGGCTCGTGTATTTGCATATTTTATGGAGCGAAAAGTACAAATGACTGATGAAGCTATCTTTAACGA
- a CDS encoding T9SS type A sorting domain-containing protein, with product MKTQLGVLFSIFVFTVSNAQIGFQENIIIDNADGTNGAADVYSADIDGDGDKDLISASFLDNKIAWYENLDGQGNFGSQNVITTNAEGANSVFAADLDGDGDMDVLSSSYLYNDNKVAWYENIDGLGTFGPQQIFPLGSYGNTIRTRSVVAADLDGDNDRDVIATSYNQISWFENLDGQGLFDEQNPIGGADEPTSVSIHDIDGDGDNDILVSDYSSVLWYKNEGNNNFVREWITLNVTNANSAFATDLDGDGDLDVISASNDSRVAWYENFNGLFGAQQIISTNTSGASSVYTSDIDGDGDNDIAVAASEAIFLYKNDANGNFSQTTITTDVNTGKSVYITDLDGDGDLDITSASFIDDKIAWYKNLDGLGNFGTQLLVSDSQGANGASYASSADIDSDGDLDIISTSQNDSKIAWYKNLDGNGTFGMQQVISTTVNGASIACIEDIDGDGYPDIVGGSFTSGKLAWFKNNDGQGNFDPQQIIATDLPGINSLSAIDIDGDADLDLLVSSEFYSSKLAWYENLDGAGTFGPEHTLENGIGLGYFAQPADLDGDGDLDIIGIGRSNGTLAWYENENGSGSFIEHNLGNTWYDYRIYPADKEGDGDIDFIASNGMHLAWYINLDGFGNFSQPQPIDLYDNGYFSIVFSDIDNDGDEDIISGNPSYDNQLLFWRENTDGQGNFGPENTISNINTLTSINIGDINNDGDMDILISADGDDKIAWFENIGPLSIQENISLDILLYPNPTNGIINIQSKEIISSVIFYNQLGQLILEESNVEGINRVNIEKLNEGIYFVKLKTFNAEVIIKKLVKK from the coding sequence ATGAAAACACAGTTAGGAGTATTGTTTTCCATTTTTGTATTCACAGTTTCGAATGCGCAAATCGGATTTCAGGAGAATATTATTATTGATAATGCTGATGGTACCAATGGAGCTGCTGATGTATATTCAGCTGATATAGATGGTGATGGAGATAAGGATTTAATTTCAGCATCTTTTTTGGATAATAAAATAGCTTGGTATGAAAATTTGGATGGGCAAGGAAATTTCGGGTCTCAAAATGTTATTACTACCAATGCAGAAGGGGCAAATTCTGTTTTTGCAGCCGATTTAGATGGAGATGGAGATATGGATGTTCTTTCAAGCTCTTACTTATATAATGATAATAAGGTAGCCTGGTACGAAAATATTGATGGACTAGGTACTTTCGGTCCACAACAAATTTTCCCTTTAGGTAGCTATGGCAATACAATTAGAACTAGATCCGTAGTTGCTGCTGATTTAGATGGAGATAACGACAGAGACGTTATAGCTACCTCTTATAACCAAATATCTTGGTTTGAAAATTTGGATGGCCAAGGTTTATTTGACGAACAAAATCCAATTGGTGGTGCAGATGAACCTACATCAGTTTCTATTCACGATATTGATGGAGATGGAGATAATGACATTCTTGTATCAGATTATTCATCTGTTTTATGGTACAAAAATGAAGGGAATAATAATTTTGTTCGTGAATGGATTACATTAAACGTAACCAACGCAAATTCTGCGTTTGCAACCGATTTAGATGGGGATGGTGATTTAGATGTAATATCAGCATCTAATGACTCTAGAGTTGCTTGGTACGAAAATTTTAACGGCCTATTTGGTGCTCAACAAATAATTTCAACAAATACAAGTGGAGCATCCTCCGTTTATACATCAGATATTGATGGGGATGGCGATAATGATATTGCAGTAGCAGCTTCTGAAGCTATTTTTTTGTATAAAAATGATGCAAATGGCAATTTTTCCCAAACAACAATTACAACAGATGTAAATACTGGAAAGTCTGTATATATAACAGATTTAGATGGAGACGGTGATTTAGATATAACGTCAGCATCTTTCATCGATGACAAAATAGCTTGGTATAAAAATTTAGATGGATTGGGAAACTTTGGAACCCAGCTATTGGTATCTGATTCTCAAGGCGCAAATGGGGCTTCTTATGCAAGTTCTGCCGATATTGATTCTGATGGAGATTTAGACATAATTTCAACCTCACAAAACGATAGCAAAATAGCTTGGTATAAAAATCTTGATGGAAATGGCACTTTCGGAATGCAGCAGGTTATTTCTACTACTGTAAATGGTGCTAGTATAGCATGTATTGAAGATATTGATGGAGATGGATATCCAGATATTGTAGGCGGAAGTTTTACTTCCGGAAAGCTTGCTTGGTTTAAAAACAATGATGGTCAAGGTAATTTTGATCCTCAACAAATTATTGCGACCGATCTTCCAGGAATAAATTCCCTTTCAGCAATAGACATAGATGGAGATGCAGATTTGGACCTACTAGTTTCGTCGGAATTTTATTCCTCAAAATTAGCATGGTATGAAAATTTAGACGGTGCTGGAACTTTTGGACCTGAGCATACTCTTGAAAATGGAATTGGTCTCGGTTACTTTGCCCAGCCTGCCGATCTGGATGGAGATGGCGACTTGGATATTATTGGAATTGGTCGATCTAATGGCACTTTGGCTTGGTATGAGAACGAAAATGGATCCGGAAGTTTTATTGAACACAATTTGGGCAATACTTGGTATGATTATAGAATATATCCAGCTGATAAAGAGGGAGATGGCGACATAGATTTTATTGCTTCTAACGGTATGCATTTAGCATGGTATATAAACCTGGATGGCTTTGGAAATTTTAGTCAACCTCAGCCCATAGATCTTTATGATAACGGTTATTTCTCAATAGTATTTTCAGATATAGATAATGATGGTGATGAAGATATTATCTCTGGAAACCCATCATATGATAATCAACTCTTATTTTGGCGTGAAAATACAGATGGACAAGGAAATTTTGGCCCCGAAAATACAATTTCAAATATTAATACTTTGACTTCTATTAACATTGGCGATATAAATAATGATGGAGACATGGACATACTTATATCTGCGGATGGTGACGACAAAATTGCATGGTTTGAAAACATTGGACCACTTAGTATCCAAGAAAATATTTCCCTTGATATTTTACTCTATCCCAATCCCACAAATGGAATAATCAACATACAGTCAAAAGAAATTATTTCATCTGTTATTTTTTACAACCAATTAGGCCAATTGATTTTAGAAGAAAGCAATGTTGAAGGAATCAATAGAGTCAACATAGAAAAATTAAACGAAGGGATTTATTTCGTAAAATTAAAAACTTTTAATGCGGAGGTTATAATCAAGAAATTAGTTAAAAAATAA
- a CDS encoding acyl-CoA dehydrogenase — protein sequence MDFNLSEEQLMIRDAARDFARTELLPGVIERDNHQKFPTEQVKKMGELGFLGMMVDPKYGGGGMDTVSYVLVMEELSKIDASCSVIVSVNNSLVCYGLQAYGNEEQKQKYLTKLATGEKLGAFCLSEPEAGSDATSQRTTAIDKCDHYILNGTKNWITNGGSADYYLVIAQTDKEKKHKGINAFIVEKGWEGFEIGPKEDKLGIRGSDTHSLIFNDVKVPKENRIGEDGFGFTFAMKTLSGGRIGIAAQALGIAAGAYDLAREYSKVRKAFGTEICNHQAIAFKLADMHTSIEAARHLVMKAAWDKDQGNNYDMSGAMAKLYASQVAMDVTVEAVQVHGGNGYVKEYHVERLMRDAKITQIYEGTSEIQKIVISRGLLRD from the coding sequence ATGGATTTCAATCTATCCGAAGAACAGTTAATGATTCGCGACGCCGCTCGCGATTTTGCCCGTACCGAATTGCTTCCGGGCGTTATAGAACGCGACAATCATCAAAAATTCCCGACCGAACAAGTGAAGAAAATGGGCGAGCTCGGTTTTCTGGGAATGATGGTGGACCCAAAATACGGCGGCGGCGGAATGGATACCGTGAGTTATGTTTTGGTTATGGAAGAATTAAGCAAGATTGACGCTTCGTGTTCCGTAATCGTTTCGGTAAACAATTCATTGGTGTGCTATGGCCTTCAAGCCTATGGAAATGAAGAACAAAAACAAAAATACCTTACTAAACTAGCTACTGGCGAAAAACTTGGTGCATTCTGTTTGAGCGAACCAGAAGCTGGCAGTGATGCCACTTCACAAAGAACCACTGCGATTGACAAATGTGATCACTATATATTGAACGGCACCAAAAACTGGATAACAAATGGCGGCTCTGCAGATTATTATTTGGTAATCGCGCAAACTGACAAAGAGAAAAAACACAAAGGCATCAATGCTTTTATTGTTGAAAAAGGCTGGGAAGGTTTTGAAATTGGCCCAAAAGAAGACAAGCTTGGCATCCGTGGAAGTGATACACATTCTCTTATTTTTAATGATGTAAAGGTTCCAAAGGAAAACAGAATTGGCGAAGACGGTTTTGGATTTACCTTTGCTATGAAAACCCTTTCCGGCGGTCGTATCGGGATTGCCGCACAAGCGTTGGGAATTGCCGCAGGTGCTTACGACCTTGCCCGTGAATATTCCAAGGTGCGCAAAGCTTTTGGCACCGAAATATGCAACCACCAGGCCATCGCCTTCAAGCTTGCAGATATGCATACCAGTATTGAAGCAGCCCGCCATTTAGTGATGAAAGCGGCTTGGGACAAAGACCAAGGCAATAATTATGATATGAGCGGCGCCATGGCCAAACTATACGCCAGCCAAGTAGCAATGGACGTAACCGTGGAAGCGGTACAGGTTCACGGCGGAAATGGCTATGTTAAGGAATATCACGTGGAACGCTTGATGCGTGATGCAAAAATTACTCAGATTTACGAAGGCACTTCAGAGATTCAGAAGATTGTTATTTCTCGAGGACTTTTAAGGGACTAA
- a CDS encoding anhydro-N-acetylmuramic acid kinase has protein sequence MKKNKYHIIGVMSGTSLDGIDLAEILFDYSNGKWNFNILSAETVPYSSFWKDELREAINYSEEKLDRLDFKYTEKLSEEILKFIRKHNILEIDAVCSHGHTVLHQPEKGFTYQIGNLPRISKLLGQTVVCDFRMQDVELGGQGAPLVPIGDKLLFSEYDYCLNLGGFANCSFEKDGQRMAFDICPVNIVLNKYAEKLGKDFDEDGKLAASGNLDEGLLQKLNALTFYTEKPPKSLGLEWVREYIFPLLEASEISSEAILRTFTEHIAVQLANHFSEKASVLITGGGAYNSFLIDRLKNIASVEVVIPSTEILEYKEALIFGLLGVLKLRNEVNCLASVTGAKKDHSSGKIFNP, from the coding sequence TTGAAAAAAAACAAATACCATATCATTGGGGTTATGAGTGGCACTTCGCTGGACGGGATTGATTTGGCTGAAATTCTTTTTGACTATTCTAATGGAAAGTGGAATTTTAATATCCTTTCCGCCGAGACTGTTCCATATTCTTCATTTTGGAAGGACGAGCTGCGCGAAGCCATAAATTATTCCGAAGAGAAACTTGACCGGCTGGATTTTAAATACACCGAAAAGCTTTCCGAGGAAATTTTAAAATTCATAAGAAAACATAACATTCTTGAAATTGACGCAGTTTGCAGCCACGGCCATACGGTTCTGCACCAGCCCGAAAAGGGTTTTACCTACCAAATAGGCAATCTGCCGCGCATTTCAAAATTACTCGGGCAAACCGTGGTTTGTGATTTTAGGATGCAGGATGTGGAATTGGGCGGACAAGGTGCGCCGTTGGTGCCGATAGGAGATAAGTTGCTTTTTTCCGAATACGATTATTGTTTGAATCTGGGCGGTTTTGCAAATTGTTCCTTTGAAAAAGATGGGCAACGGATGGCTTTTGATATTTGCCCGGTAAATATTGTTTTAAACAAATATGCCGAAAAACTGGGAAAGGATTTTGACGAAGACGGAAAACTGGCCGCTTCCGGGAACTTGGACGAAGGGTTGCTTCAAAAATTGAACGCACTAACTTTTTATACTGAAAAACCCCCAAAATCCTTGGGTTTGGAGTGGGTGAGAGAATACATTTTTCCACTTTTGGAGGCTTCTGAGATTTCTTCCGAAGCTATATTGAGAACCTTTACGGAACACATTGCCGTGCAGCTTGCCAATCACTTTTCAGAAAAAGCCTCCGTATTAATAACTGGGGGCGGGGCTTACAATTCATTTTTGATTGACCGATTGAAAAATATTGCTTCGGTTGAGGTCGTTATTCCTTCAACGGAAATTTTGGAATATAAGGAAGCGCTCATTTTTGGGCTTTTGGGCGTTTTAAAGCTACGCAATGAGGTGAATTGTTTGGCAAGTGTAACGGGGGCTAAAAAAGATCATTCCTCGGGGAAAATATTCAATCCATAA